The Dasypus novemcinctus isolate mDasNov1 chromosome 24, mDasNov1.1.hap2, whole genome shotgun sequence sequence TGTTCCAGAGTTAAAATAAACAATAACTAGTGCTATCATttgaaaataagcaaaaacattGCCAGTGGACATTTacctgaagaaaagaaatgacaatgtAAGATTGCATCGAGATTTTAAGGATTGCTTTTGCCAAATTGTGTCTAAGTTGCTAACCGTGTTAGGCCATTCTTTCACACATTCTGACACATCGTTAATGGTCTTCTCACTAGGATAACTGGATTAGCCTGATTTTCAGAGTAAGCTAAGCGAATGGAAGTAAACCTTGATACTGTTGGAAGTTTTGTTTTAGTTCGCTTTACAGTGCAGTATTTTTTTCCCACTTGTGTCTGATCACAGTAACTGCTGCCACCCATGACTTTCTGCTCTCATAGTGCTAGTACTAAAAGGTCTTTCTTTCAGGGGTCTTTTGCTGACTTTTTCATTACATTTCCATAGACAGATCAAGTCAAATTCATGTTCACAAGTATGTCCAAGGAAGTTATGAACTGGTGCATGAAAAGATAGGGAAACAGTTCCAAATGGTAGCAGTCCCCAAAGCAAGTTTATAATCAGGCAAGTGCTTTTACTCCTGCATTTTTCTACCTTTTCAGGGAACAATATTTAAAAGGGAATAGAGCATACTTATCTCATTTGAACTCATTTGAATGCCTGTTTTCAGTGTCACTTTGTTTCTCTATAGCTTGCTGATGACCGTATGGCACTGGTGTCAGGCATTAGCTCGGATCCAGAAGCAGCAATTGGTGTGACAAAACGGCTGCCTCCTAAATGGGTGGAGGGAGTGGATGGAGTAAGTTGAATGTTagtttcatgttattttttttttaagtattggtggacattaataatattttcatatatcttccataaaaattaatttggctCAACTTGAATGCATGTCTCTTTAAATACTTGAGCTTCAGGTTTATTCTCTTTATGTACCGCAGAAGGttgtatgcatgcatgtgtgtgtatgcgaGTGATTTTGACTTTGGTCTTTGGTAGTGACTGCCAGAATTGTAGGGAGAAACTGAAAAGCTCTACAACCAAGAGGAATGGTATTTGAATTTCTGTTAACCTGAATTAAAAGCTGTGCTCATGCACCAGCAAGCCTGCCAGTTTGCTGAAGAACGTCCTCTCTCGCCTGGGTGTAGCTGGCTGTCTCCGAGGCTGACAGAGACCTGCCAGCCTTCAGCAGAGCCCTGGTGTTTTCACTTGTGTCTAGATACAGTATGATGTTGGCCGGATTAAACAGAAGATGAAAGAATTAGCCAGCCTTCACGACAAGCATTTAAACAGACCCACCCTGGATGACAGCAGTGAGGAAGAGCATGCCATTGAAATCACCACACAAGAGATCACTCAGGTGAGGGTGGAAAATGGCAGCATTCCCCTGCCTCCAGCCCTCTGGAGGTCCTCTCAAAGGCCAGCGTGAAGCTGTATCGAGTAACAGTGGCCCGATGCTAAATCTGATGGGAAGTCAGCTTCCTGGAGTTTCTATTCCCAACTTGAGGTTCACAAAGTGACTTCAGGAGGCCCTGAACCCCTCCAGTTCCCAGCCTATCTGTGTAATGTCTTGGAGGTATATGACTAGTGTGTTTAAACGCTGGTGTTTacagttttcatttgtttaaatctTTCGGGTGCTGATTAACTGAGGAAGCAATGTAGTTCTGTGGGAAAGCCTGGGGGTGTTTAAATCCTGGTTGGTAACAATGTAACCTTGACCTGATCCTCCTCTAATCCCTGGCCTCTGGCTTTCACCTCGGTCAAAGGGAAAGAGTAATGGTCATCCCCACTGCCGTGGGCCACAGTAGGAATTAAAGGAGAAGAATGAAGTAATTTAGGGCTCCACGGTGCCAAGGCCTGAAAACACGTGTGCCAGTTAAGCCTCAGCTTACTCTTCTCTGCCGCCCTGGGTGAACACAGCATTTTACTTCTTGCATTCAGACTTGGGAGTTGGGAGCATTAGCAGAGGGTTTTCCTCGCCCAGCTTGGTGTGAGCCGTGGGCTTGTTCTCCCAGCTCTTCCACAGAGGCCAGCGTGCGGTGCAAGCACTGACCAGCCGGGCCCGCGGGACCTGCTCCGAGCAGGAGGAGCGGCTCCTTCGCAACGTGGTGACTTCCCTGGCTCAGGCCCTGCAGGAGCTGTCCACCAGCTTCCGCCATGCTCAGTCGGGCTATCTCAAACGTGAGTGGCAGGGGTGTAGCGGGAGTGTCTCAGCCCGTCACAGGCATTTTGAATAATGCAAGATCCCAGTGCTAGTACAGAGGAactactctttttttccttcttccttttttgttactCTTTCTCCATGTAGTCCTGTTCCTTCTAGTTTTAGCTTTTGAGTAcacccacaccttatacaaacaaaGGTTACTATGCCTGTCCCCGACCTCCACCCCCATGCATATCTCTGCCCAGGTGTCCTGGGCTTGTGCACCCATAAAAATGAGTGGCCTGGGGTGAAGGACCAGCCCCTGAGCCCCTGGTGCAGGTTGAGGCTATGGGAAGGGTCACCAAAGTAGTTCATCTCTAAGAAAACAAAGTTTATTGTGTCAGTCTTGAAGAACTGGAAAAATCAATTTAGCACATTTTAATAACCTGCTGTTTTCATAGGTGTTGGGAACGGGTGATTTCCTGattataaatgttaaaaatagttgttaaattttttttttctttacagtcaCATATTTGTGTAACAAGTATAGTTATAGTTATTTGAAAGTACCTGAAAACCTTTCCTGGGAGTAACTTGAACACTTCCTCTGCTAGAACTAATGATTTGCTTCTCTTACCTTTCCTTCCCCAGTAGTGCAGAGCCAAGTTTCAGCTACATCCCCATTCAAATTACTCAGAAATTGAGTTTGCTTTTTTGCCACTAtaatcaataacaccccacatacTCCTCAACATCCCAGTTTTCCCTCCCTATGACAACTggcatatttgtattttaattttattacttcTAAAATTTGATTAGGGCCATTTGGAATTCTTACTACGTGCTTCTCAAgagaaatattgatttttttaaatgttttgtagcAGCAGTTGGATTAAATATTACTGTTTCATTTCTAGGTTCTCAGATGGTTGTATGTGTAATTTTTGTCTTGGCATCAAATGAAGAGGACACCTTTGCAGTGGTGGCTTTGCCTGGACTGGAATAACCAAAGCACTCACTTGCGTGTTTAGAGTCCTTGCCTCTTCCCCCATCTCCGCTGGAGATAGGTTTCTTTTAAAGCTGCTAAGAATCTCTCCATTTTGACTATTGAGTTTTACTCtagatttccccctttttaatgGTGGAAGAGTAACAAGGATGGTTTACATATTCGAGTAAAGTGAATTCCTATTTATGATAGGCATGAAGAATCGAGAGGAAAGATCCCAGCATTTTTTTGATACATCAGTACCACTAATGGATGATGGAGACGATAATACTCTTTATGATCGGGTACGTGAAGGGGCTGCAAAATTTACTGCTATACATTTGCAcgtctttctgtttctttctttccacagACCTGTAACTTCTGGGCTGTGCAAATGTATCGGCACTGTTTCCCTGCATGTCCATCCAGTAGCTTCTGTAGCAGACTGCAAAATAGTCGTGGGGTCATAATCTCTTCCTTTTCAAAGGCAGCTGCTCTCCAACATCTTTTGGAAAACAGTCCGCACGTGTCTTTCTTGGGAAAATCCTAGAGAAGCACAGGGCTACCCTGGGTGGTTTTGCTGCTGTGCTCCTGTGTAGCTGCAGATGTGGGATTCTCTCCACATCTGCCTCATTGGGCTGGCCCAGGCCAACGATACTTTAAATATTGCTGGTTATAGGAATTTGACTCTTTCCTGTTAGGGAAAAATCAGTAGTACCTATTTATGACAAAATGTTGTTTCTgtattttatagaaatatttgcaggatcaattttatttaaatttactttaaaatggtacATCATAGCAttcctgaagggaaaaaaaatctaacctACACATCCTGCCCTTTTTTGCTAGGGTTTTACAGATGACCAGTTAGTGCTGGTGGAGCAGAACACGCTGATGGTGGAGGAGAGGGAGCGGGAGATCCGCCAGATTGTCCAGTCCATCTCTGACCTGAACGAGATCTTTAGGGACCTGGGAGTAATGATTGTCGAACAGGTGAGGGGCTCCCTCATCCTTAGTAGTGGGTTTTTCTGCTGTGATGCCTAGTCCTTCTCCAGACTTCTTTGAGCCTACACTTATGTCAGGAAAAAAACCCTAAACCTATGCCCTATAGTGTATATGTTTacaaattttatgtatatatatgtgtgtgtgtgtatatatatatatagtcgtCAGTCCCTATAGAAATATCTGTAAACCtttctttacattaaaaaaaaaaatgtagatagAAGTTCTAATATTCTTTACCTGTAACCCATGAGTACTCACTCGCCTGAGGACCCTATTTTGGAGACCTGGTTGTTTCTGACTGAGCCCAGCAATGGTTCTGGCAATATATAAGATTTCCGTTCTGATTTTGGCAGGTTATTGTATAATGGCAACTGGAGCCACTAGCTTTCAAGTAGAATTAAATTGTTTGTTCACCGTTAAAATCTGATTAGAGTATTTTATTATCTTGCCAGCAGGGATTTGGGTCCTGATCCCCCCCGAAACCAGCTGTAGAATGGAGCGTTAAGGCTATGGAAGATCTAGTTACGCTAATTACTCTAGCAGTTCCCAATGAACCTCTATCTCTTCTATCACAACATGTTTCCATTAAGAGCCCTGTTCTGCCATACAACCCAGCAGTCCCTTCTTTCTGTTCGAATCAAGAGATCATGCAATTAAAAATTCTCCTCAaggcagtttttaaatttttagatgATAGATTGGAGGTTAAAGTTCTTTGCCCTGACCCATGCAGACCTGTGGTCACGTAGATAGATGTGACAGTTTGCAGATCTCATCGTAACTGGGTTTAGCTAAACTGGCATTCTCTGATTACTTGAATCCAAGCGTTTAAGTAGCAAAAAGAGTGCAAAAACTAGCCCTTCACCACTCTGAGCCTATTTCCACTGAACCGTATATTTTTTAAAGCCCCAATAAGTCTAAATGTGTCATTTCCTATAGTGGCTAAATCCTAAGAAGCAACCTCAATTCGTCagtatttctttctcttgagcTGGACTTTATTGCAGCTAACACAGCACTCTGCCATTGTGGGCCTAATACTGCTTCATGATGGATTCCAGAGCTTTCATTGTGTACCTTTACAACAACGTTAAGTAAAACAGATAATCCTGTGGATAATGATGTCTGCAATCTGCATATCTCATTTTTGAAGTTCCATTTTCCCAGTGGGCGGTTGTTGATAGCCTGTAACTGTCATTTATTACTCAGGGTACAGTCCTTGATCGAATTGACTATAACGTTGAACAGTCCTGTGTCAAAACCGAAGATGGCTTGAAACAGCTTCACAAGGTAATGACATATCATTTCAATAGTTGAGAATTTCAGGAACTGTTATCAAATACCAAGAATTCATAGGAGGATTCTCTTCTGTCACAACAGTTCTAAACACTCTTGTTTACTGTCAACTCACATTACAGAAGCGTAAGGGAAATGTATGATATTGTTTTATTCAAAGCCAACAGTGTGGGTTGTTGCCATTTCATTGCAGTTAATGATTTCAGGTTTACCTCACACTTCAGTCTGAGATTGCTGAGAATTATATTCTGTGACAGAAAATTCCAAAGGGATTGAAGTTTTCTTCCTTCTAGAAAACAGTTCCTCTTTCTGAGTCTTCCTGTTTTAGGAAATCAAGTGAAGGGGCATTTGCCTAAATATGTGTCGAAAAATCTGTCTGCTGCTTACTGCTGACTTAGGCTTCTCTTGTGACATTTTTCTGATGAATTGCTGGTAGAAGAATACTTTTGGAGAAGATAAAAGtctgatttttccttttaattactaCAGCATATCTGTGTTTTACCTTGAGAAAATAGAAGTTTGATCAAGTGAGAACATTAGCTGTTTGATTCTTGATAAGATGGCTATTTCAGggatatttttatgatatttgttaatttcttttttaaactaaatGGAAAGTGTCTTAGAAATCTTGTAATCAGTTATGGGAAGCATACTTAACCTGCTGAGTGGGTCTCCTATGTAACTGAGTGCCTATTTTCTTGAAAAGGAACATCATAAtgcttcataaatacaatcaattCTGGCCCTTTCCAGTGGTGTTTCTAGCCACAGAATGAACGTTTTTCTGATTTTCACTAATGTACTACTCTATCATTTTTCTGAAGCCAGTTGCATCCTATAGCAGAGATAGCCCATCCGATAGTATCAGCTTGCAAAAAGTCAGACCTTGCACAGACGCTTGACTGTCTCTTCTACGTGCTTGCTGCCATGTGCCGGGTGGGAACGAGGCTCTGGGGCCTCACTGTTGAGAGATGGCTTGCCAGGCCTGTGCAGGGGCTTCGGAAGCCTTCAGATTGCCCTGTATACTAAGAGTGAGAACTAACTTTAGGTTCTTACTCTGTAATAACcaggttttgatatgctgctgAATTATGCTTTGCTTTTGAAGTTTCTTAAATAGAAACTAGTGAAACATGTTTTGGAATATAACACAGATAAAGGAAAAGCTTTCTCTGCAGGAGTGTACAGATCTAGAGGGAactgaaaattttgttttatgttcTACTTTATACATCATTTTGAGAGGTTTTAAAGCATACTATTTAGTATTGACTTTTTCCTCGTGTTTTGGAGAAAAGTGAGCTTGCACTGTCTTACACTCAAATTACACTGATGTCAGCTGTACCACTGGCCGTGGCCTTGGCATTTGGTTCATCCACAGTGATTGAGGCCTGGGGAGTTGCTTCACTCAGACCACACTCTCAAGGTGGTCTTACCTGCCATCCTGATGCTTCCTCCCTATGATGAGTGACTCCTCCTGGGGGAGTGGGCAGGCTCACTTGGGAAAGGAAACAATGGCTCACAGGGTTGGGTGGGAATGTGGAAGCAGAAAAAAGAGAGCTGGGTATTCTTAATAGGTATTTCCACCCTGCCTCTTCTCCTGCTTCATTGTGAAACAACGGTGTCTGTGCAAGGACGGGGCCTCCTCTCCCTCAGATGTGGTTGCAGACACCCTCCCCCTTGTCTTTTTCTCCAGCTCTCCTTTCTCAGTGTCTCTCTGGCATTGGCATCTTCCTGCATGAAGGCCATGCTGTCATCTGTGAGGCTGCCCTTCAGCTTCCAGGGTGATGTTTTTGAATGAAGAGATGTTTCGGGTTTTCTCCACGATGTGCTTTTGGGGTTCCTTACTCTGTGCCATCAGTAGCGTATGGCAAACCTAGCACAGGTGGGTTCTTTCTGCAATGACATCCACAGGCTACACCTGTCAGTTTTCATTTgcaaagatgatttttttttctctttcccaaatGCAAAGGAGGCAGAAAACAATTCTCTTTGGGGCCATCGGTTCCATATATAATAGCTCTGGAGACTTCAgtcaattatttcatttcatagtGGAGGAGGGGGTACATTCATCCAAAGAATTGTGTCCGGAAAGAAGAGGGTTTTACTGAAAGTGTAGATCCGTACATTTGGTGGAAGCAAAACCTGGGAGAAGCAGGTCTATCTGGCTCTGTCCTCTTTGACTTTTCCTTCTACCCTTAGTCTCGGGGAAATTTCAAACAAGCGCCCTGGTCAACCCAGCCTAAACAAGAAGCTCCAGGATCATGGAGCCTTCGCTTCACGTTGCCCGAATGAGCTTGAATTGATGGCTGGATTATCACTGTGTAGCCTCTAGCAGCGATGTC is a genomic window containing:
- the STX16 gene encoding syntaxin-16 isoform X3, with the protein product MATRRLTDAFLLLRNNSIQNRQLLAEQVSSHTTSSPLHSRSIAALADDRMALVSGISSDPEAAIGVTKRLPPKWVEGVDGIQYDVGRIKQKMKELASLHDKHLNRPTLDDSSEEEHAIEITTQEITQLFHRGQRAVQALTSRARGTCSEQEERLLRNVVTSLAQALQELSTSFRHAQSGYLKRMKNREERSQHFFDTSVPLMDDGDDNTLYDRGFTDDQLVLVEQNTLMVEEREREIRQIVQSISDLNEIFRDLGVMIVEQGTVLDRIDYNVEQSCVKTEDGLKQLHKAEQYQKKNQKMLVILILFVIIIVLIVVLVGVKSR
- the STX16 gene encoding syntaxin-16 isoform X2 — translated: MATRRLTDAFLLLRNNSIQNRQLLAEQVSSHTTSSPLHSRSIAAELDELADDRMALVSGISSDPEAAIGVTKRLPPKWVEGVDGIQYDVGRIKQKMKELASLHDKHLNRPTLDDSSEEEHAIEITTQEITQLFHRGQRAVQALTSRARGTCSEQEERLLRNVVTSLAQALQELSTSFRHAQSGYLKRMKNREERSQHFFDTSVPLMDDGDDNTLYDRGFTDDQLVLVEQNTLMVEEREREIRQIVQSISDLNEIFRDLGVMIVEQGTVLDRIDYNVEQSCVKTEDGLKQLHKAEQYQKKNQKMLVILILFVIIIVLIVVLVGVKSR
- the STX16 gene encoding syntaxin-16 isoform X6 gives rise to the protein MALVSGISSDPEAAIGVTKRLPPKWVEGVDGIQYDVGRIKQKMKELASLHDKHLNRPTLDDSSEEEHAIEITTQEITQLFHRGQRAVQALTSRARGTCSEQEERLLRNVVTSLAQALQELSTSFRHAQSGYLKRMKNREERSQHFFDTSVPLMDDGDDNTLYDRGFTDDQLVLVEQNTLMVEEREREIRQIVQSISDLNEIFRDLGVMIVEQGTVLDRIDYNVEQSCVKTEDGLKQLHKAEQYQKKNQKMLVILILFVIIIVLIVVLVGVKSR
- the STX16 gene encoding syntaxin-16 isoform X7, yielding MGGGSGWSKLNIQYDVGRIKQKMKELASLHDKHLNRPTLDDSSEEEHAIEITTQEITQLFHRGQRAVQALTSRARGTCSEQEERLLRNVVTSLAQALQELSTSFRHAQSGYLKRMKNREERSQHFFDTSVPLMDDGDDNTLYDRGFTDDQLVLVEQNTLMVEEREREIRQIVQSISDLNEIFRDLGVMIVEQGTVLDRIDYNVEQSCVKTEDGLKQLHKAEQYQKKNQKMLVILILFVIIIVLIVVLVGVKSR
- the STX16 gene encoding syntaxin-16 isoform X4, whose amino-acid sequence is MATRRLTDAFLLLRNNSIQNRQLLAEQELDELADDRMALVSGISSDPEAAIGVTKRLPPKWVEGVDGIQYDVGRIKQKMKELASLHDKHLNRPTLDDSSEEEHAIEITTQEITQLFHRGQRAVQALTSRARGTCSEQEERLLRNVVTSLAQALQELSTSFRHAQSGYLKRMKNREERSQHFFDTSVPLMDDGDDNTLYDRGFTDDQLVLVEQNTLMVEEREREIRQIVQSISDLNEIFRDLGVMIVEQGTVLDRIDYNVEQSCVKTEDGLKQLHKAEQYQKKNQKMLVILILFVIIIVLIVVLVGVKSR
- the STX16 gene encoding syntaxin-16 isoform X5 — encoded protein: MATRRLTDAFLLLRNNSIQNRQLLAEQLADDRMALVSGISSDPEAAIGVTKRLPPKWVEGVDGIQYDVGRIKQKMKELASLHDKHLNRPTLDDSSEEEHAIEITTQEITQLFHRGQRAVQALTSRARGTCSEQEERLLRNVVTSLAQALQELSTSFRHAQSGYLKRMKNREERSQHFFDTSVPLMDDGDDNTLYDRGFTDDQLVLVEQNTLMVEEREREIRQIVQSISDLNEIFRDLGVMIVEQGTVLDRIDYNVEQSCVKTEDGLKQLHKAEQYQKKNQKMLVILILFVIIIVLIVVLVGVKSR
- the STX16 gene encoding syntaxin-16 isoform X1, translated to MLVFKIPNRNCKKNDKIQVSSSIQAITPYRMGNAGSPGRRWGSPQAWVGIPTLPLTLLSVFAKRDSAPLRVHFGIKIEGAVEVLRLVLAEDRYLLLPIFFLRVVYIEKKRKIGETGNIYIWMLADDRMALVSGISSDPEAAIGVTKRLPPKWVEGVDGIQYDVGRIKQKMKELASLHDKHLNRPTLDDSSEEEHAIEITTQEITQLFHRGQRAVQALTSRARGTCSEQEERLLRNVVTSLAQALQELSTSFRHAQSGYLKRMKNREERSQHFFDTSVPLMDDGDDNTLYDRGFTDDQLVLVEQNTLMVEEREREIRQIVQSISDLNEIFRDLGVMIVEQGTVLDRIDYNVEQSCVKTEDGLKQLHKAEQYQKKNQKMLVILILFVIIIVLIVVLVGVKSR